The following are encoded together in the uncultured Sphaerochaeta sp. genome:
- a CDS encoding glycosyltransferase, whose product MKILVTTDFYLPHITGVTTVVVNEQNMLGKLGHEVRLLTIGKSSVSSYTGGVYYMKGSKIQPLRDSQLTLSYRDPLLDDILYWKPDIVHSNNEFITMGWARRIAETLDIPLIHTCHTDFTRYDASRRIRHTLWDTMMATIIKRRVRYCNLLISPSLSHSHMLERYHVKQPIVVLPSGIDLERFQRTVGIEEIASLRARFGFTKDHCILVSVCRLSSEKRVNRSIDDFFLLSFLEPSARLLLVGGGPKEESLKKQVADLGLEGLVVFAGAIPSEHVHLYYRLSDIFISSSVRESQGLGFVEAMASSLPVVLREDHSLGFSVEEEGCGYICDESHSFVNALAVMVSDKQKRKEMGESAKQASERFSLTCWANSLVSVCKTTLDTCAQRNNRRHNHQGGKHAVE is encoded by the coding sequence GTGAAAATTCTTGTCACTACAGATTTCTATCTACCGCATATTACCGGTGTTACGACCGTAGTGGTAAATGAACAAAACATGCTTGGCAAGCTTGGTCATGAAGTACGTTTGCTCACCATAGGAAAATCTTCTGTCTCTTCCTATACAGGTGGAGTCTATTACATGAAAGGCAGCAAGATACAACCTCTCAGGGATTCCCAGTTGACCCTTTCCTATCGTGATCCCCTTCTTGATGACATCCTCTACTGGAAACCCGATATTGTACACTCAAACAATGAGTTTATTACCATGGGTTGGGCAAGACGAATCGCAGAAACACTGGATATACCACTTATCCACACCTGCCATACTGATTTTACCCGCTACGATGCTTCTCGCCGTATTCGGCATACACTCTGGGATACCATGATGGCAACCATCATAAAGAGACGGGTACGTTATTGTAATCTCCTGATCAGTCCATCCCTCTCGCACAGTCATATGTTGGAGCGTTACCATGTAAAGCAACCTATCGTCGTCCTTCCCAGTGGTATTGATCTGGAGCGATTCCAACGTACAGTTGGAATAGAGGAAATTGCGTCATTGCGCGCCAGATTTGGTTTCACCAAGGATCATTGTATTCTTGTCTCTGTATGTCGACTATCCAGTGAGAAACGAGTGAACAGAAGTATTGATGACTTTTTCCTTCTCTCCTTTCTTGAACCTTCTGCCAGGTTGCTCCTGGTGGGTGGCGGACCGAAGGAGGAGAGCCTAAAAAAGCAGGTTGCTGATCTAGGATTGGAAGGACTCGTGGTATTTGCTGGAGCAATTCCCTCTGAGCATGTCCATCTTTATTACAGGCTTTCCGATATATTCATCTCATCGTCGGTCCGAGAATCCCAAGGTCTTGGTTTTGTGGAAGCAATGGCAAGCTCGCTTCCGGTAGTACTACGTGAAGATCATAGCTTGGGGTTTTCAGTCGAGGAGGAAGGATGTGGATATATCTGTGATGAGAGTCATTCGTTTGTAAACGCACTTGCTGTCATGGTTTCTGACAAGCAGAAACGAAAAGAGATGGGAGAGAGCGCAAAACAGGCAAGTGAGCGCTTCTCTCTTACCTGTTGGGCTAATTCCTTGGTATCAGTGTGTAAGACGACGCTTGATACGTGCGCTCAGCGTAATAACCGAAGGCATAACCACCAAGGTGGCAAGCATGCAGTTGAGTAG
- a CDS encoding UDP-N-acetylglucosamine--LPS N-acetylglucosamine transferase, translating to MHIAFLYVDAGKGHITPAKALSDAALRLGHTTVVADLFETVNAPIVNWMSKSNWRLMLHFPRLEAFIDPKQDSWFNARLFRFLGTHSHAVKDFKAWYDANTPDCIVVAHFLAGSLIQPIVAKLGLPVPVFEYSTDVVFTPRIGINSALDRFYICTQLGKELAMDFGQEEKTISICPFPLKTQMMHTEIPEKQQARKHLGMLDRFTVLLNLGGEGIGTTDFLEEVQKRNLDWQIITVGTLSSSTKLQYKRFREKYPSFPLYTPGFVDNIQDYICACDVQAGKAGANALMESLYLKRPFLISSLLYAAKPTTEFFERHKVGWVENTIEKQVDILQAYSEDSQAQEAMEEAFEKLPTTFDSDAFAHMIIEDAERFLQEKGANAQ from the coding sequence ATGCACATAGCATTTTTGTATGTCGATGCAGGGAAAGGCCATATCACCCCTGCAAAAGCTTTGAGTGATGCCGCGCTCAGGCTGGGCCACACCACCGTTGTTGCTGATTTATTTGAAACAGTCAATGCACCTATCGTCAATTGGATGAGTAAATCCAACTGGCGGTTAATGTTGCATTTTCCTCGTCTCGAGGCATTCATCGATCCCAAACAGGACTCTTGGTTCAATGCTAGGCTATTCCGATTCTTGGGGACACACAGCCATGCAGTGAAGGACTTCAAAGCATGGTACGATGCAAATACCCCTGACTGTATTGTTGTTGCCCACTTCCTCGCAGGATCTCTCATTCAACCAATCGTAGCTAAATTGGGATTACCTGTACCAGTCTTCGAATATTCCACCGATGTGGTATTCACCCCTAGAATAGGAATAAACTCTGCATTGGATCGATTTTATATCTGTACCCAGTTGGGAAAAGAACTGGCTATGGATTTTGGACAAGAGGAGAAAACGATTTCCATCTGTCCATTTCCTTTGAAAACACAAATGATGCACACCGAAATTCCTGAGAAACAACAGGCTAGAAAACACCTAGGTATGCTGGACCGTTTTACAGTCTTGCTCAATCTTGGGGGAGAAGGCATTGGAACAACCGATTTCCTTGAGGAGGTACAAAAAAGAAACCTCGATTGGCAAATCATCACTGTGGGAACACTCAGCAGTAGCACGAAATTGCAGTACAAGCGTTTTAGAGAAAAATATCCATCCTTTCCGCTCTATACCCCTGGCTTTGTTGATAATATCCAGGACTATATCTGTGCCTGTGATGTTCAGGCTGGGAAGGCAGGGGCTAATGCATTGATGGAGTCGCTCTATCTTAAGCGCCCCTTCCTGATCTCCAGTTTGCTCTATGCAGCAAAACCCACTACCGAGTTTTTTGAACGACATAAGGTTGGCTGGGTGGAAAACACGATTGAGAAGCAGGTTGATATCCTGCAAGCATACAGCGAGGACAGCCAGGCACAAGAGGCAATGGAGGAAGCTTTTGAAAAGCTGCCTACCACCTTCGATAGTGACGCGTTTGCACACATGATTATCGAGGATGCAGAGAGATTTCTCCAAGAGAAAGGTGCTAATGCTCAATAA
- a CDS encoding PTS sugar transporter subunit IIC, translated as MAEGTISSEERQVGGYITRVLSGMAQGLFASLIIGLIIKQIGHYTSILLLEHIGMVAQYLTGPAIGMGVAIAIGASPLGVLGSAVAGAVGAGTFSFTSGIALALGEPVGAMIAGLAAAESSKKVAGKTGVDILIIPLTTILVGSLVGYFIAPPIAALMKYIGAFINSLTTLYPLPMGILVSTVVGMVLTLPISSAAISISLGLDGLAAGAAVVGCSCQMIGFAVSSYKENKLGGLLSQGLGTSMIQIPNIWKNPLIWIPPTLTSAILGPVSTVLFKMENNSAGAGMGTSGLVGQFNAIAVMGLESWPVVLLMHFLLPALITLLFSTFMRKKGWIKDGDMLLSLR; from the coding sequence ATGGCTGAAGGAACCATTTCTTCAGAGGAGAGGCAGGTGGGTGGTTATATCACCCGTGTTTTGAGCGGAATGGCTCAAGGCCTCTTTGCCTCACTCATCATTGGTCTTATTATCAAGCAAATTGGACATTACACTTCCATCCTCCTGCTCGAACACATCGGTATGGTTGCCCAGTACCTTACTGGTCCTGCAATCGGGATGGGCGTTGCTATCGCCATAGGGGCTAGTCCTCTCGGAGTACTGGGAAGCGCTGTAGCAGGTGCTGTAGGGGCTGGAACCTTTTCCTTTACAAGCGGGATAGCCCTGGCGCTTGGAGAGCCGGTAGGGGCTATGATAGCAGGTTTGGCAGCAGCGGAAAGCTCAAAGAAAGTTGCAGGAAAAACTGGAGTCGATATTCTTATCATTCCACTCACCACCATCTTGGTAGGATCATTGGTAGGATATTTCATTGCTCCTCCCATTGCTGCATTGATGAAATACATCGGGGCATTCATCAATTCATTGACCACATTGTATCCACTGCCGATGGGAATCTTGGTATCTACTGTGGTAGGAATGGTACTTACACTTCCGATCAGTAGTGCTGCGATCAGCATCAGCCTAGGGCTCGATGGGCTTGCCGCAGGAGCAGCAGTTGTTGGTTGTAGTTGTCAGATGATTGGCTTTGCAGTGAGCTCTTACAAGGAGAATAAACTCGGAGGGTTACTGAGCCAAGGGCTCGGGACGAGTATGATCCAGATTCCAAATATCTGGAAGAATCCCCTGATCTGGATACCCCCTACTCTGACCTCTGCAATCCTGGGACCAGTCAGTACAGTGCTTTTCAAGATGGAGAACAACAGTGCAGGTGCTGGCATGGGAACGAGTGGGTTGGTCGGGCAGTTCAACGCTATTGCGGTAATGGGATTGGAGTCTTGGCCGGTGGTTCTCTTGATGCATTTTCTACTCCCTGCCCTCATTACCCTCTTATTCAGTACGTTTATGAGAAAAAAGGGCTGGATCAAGGACGGAGATATGCTGCTTTCGTTACGATAG
- a CDS encoding glycosyltransferase family 2 protein: protein MSYQKGLCSVIIPAYNCKQTIRETVHSALTQTYVSVEILIVDDASKDGSADVIQELAEEDERIRVFFLTQNGGVAQARNFLFQQVRGEYTAFLDSDDLWKPDKLEKQIQLLDAEKCDLVYSSYSFIDGEGKRIGHDKIVPAGCSFKALLKENYVLPSTVILHSSWLQGRSMDGAYSHEDFVFWLGLLQDGAIARGCVDSLVFYRLSNTNRSGDKVKAAKNRWIVYRDFLHLSVPVAAWYFLQYTLNGLRKYQGIQKS, encoded by the coding sequence ATGTCATATCAAAAGGGGCTGTGTTCGGTAATCATCCCCGCCTATAACTGTAAACAAACCATCAGGGAAACCGTCCACTCAGCCCTTACACAGACCTATGTATCTGTAGAGATTCTCATAGTAGATGATGCATCCAAGGATGGTTCTGCAGATGTGATACAGGAGCTTGCTGAAGAAGATGAGCGCATCAGGGTGTTCTTTCTCACCCAGAACGGGGGAGTTGCACAGGCACGCAACTTTCTCTTCCAGCAAGTTCGTGGAGAGTATACTGCTTTCCTTGATAGTGATGATTTGTGGAAGCCGGACAAATTGGAGAAACAGATTCAGTTGTTGGATGCTGAGAAGTGTGATCTAGTCTATTCTAGCTACTCCTTTATTGATGGGGAAGGGAAGCGAATCGGGCATGACAAGATTGTTCCAGCGGGCTGTTCTTTTAAGGCCTTGTTAAAGGAGAACTATGTGCTTCCCTCGACCGTGATACTGCACTCGTCATGGTTGCAGGGCCGTTCCATGGATGGGGCCTATAGCCATGAGGATTTTGTATTCTGGCTAGGATTGCTACAGGATGGGGCTATTGCAAGAGGGTGTGTTGATTCCTTGGTCTTCTATCGTCTTTCGAATACTAATCGTTCGGGGGACAAAGTCAAAGCTGCCAAGAACAGGTGGATTGTTTATCGAGATTTCTTGCATCTATCCGTACCTGTTGCAGCTTGGTATTTTTTGCAATACACCCTAAATGGACTACGGAAATATCAGGGAATACAAAAATCTTAG
- a CDS encoding DUF6675 family protein — protein MRMRINEEVMRKYLLSLILCVLGFSSLFGAEQEIRSTLPELNSSQIQELLDGKIIDGETIDGGKITQFFAKGTEAYDRASIAQQSTNGFSIAAVSYIPYGPDLKAMSKIDRQLAIFNKIRAISTQEGITYISWRAGNKPKILIEKSSYMEDSKNLNNLLPDPVVTIFPYSVQSYVYQRDSSFGGNRYLHTYTNSDREIFVEIMNISTLRVFGIFTAVPKEQLHISMGTYQMEDGLLLCALTTIEDREPEVGVFGITVDLPSAFMRRIRALQNWFVDQLATIETK, from the coding sequence ATGAGAATGCGTATTAATGAGGAAGTTATGAGAAAGTATTTGCTCAGCTTAATTTTATGTGTATTGGGTTTTTCGTCTTTATTTGGGGCAGAACAAGAAATTCGTTCGACTCTACCTGAATTAAATTCATCCCAGATTCAGGAACTTCTGGACGGAAAGATTATTGATGGTGAAACGATTGATGGAGGCAAGATAACACAATTTTTTGCTAAAGGAACCGAAGCTTATGATAGGGCATCCATTGCTCAACAATCAACAAATGGGTTCAGTATAGCTGCAGTAAGTTATATTCCATATGGACCAGATCTGAAAGCCATGAGCAAAATAGATCGGCAACTGGCGATTTTCAATAAGATTAGAGCAATATCCACACAAGAAGGGATTACCTATATTTCTTGGAGAGCGGGGAATAAGCCAAAAATACTAATCGAGAAATCATCCTATATGGAAGATAGCAAAAATCTGAATAATCTACTTCCAGATCCGGTGGTCACTATCTTCCCATATTCTGTTCAGAGTTATGTCTATCAGCGGGATAGTTCCTTTGGTGGTAATCGTTACCTACACACCTATACGAATAGTGATAGGGAAATATTCGTAGAAATTATGAATATCAGTACGCTAAGGGTATTTGGCATTTTTACAGCTGTTCCAAAAGAACAACTCCACATCAGTATGGGCACATATCAGATGGAGGATGGTTTGTTGCTTTGTGCTCTTACAACTATTGAGGATCGTGAACCAGAAGTAGGAGTTTTCGGTATTACCGTAGACCTTCCCTCAGCTTTCATGAGAAGAATTAGGGCTTTGCAAAACTGGTTTGTTGATCAGCTTGCTACAATAGAAACTAAATAG
- a CDS encoding undecaprenyl-phosphate glucose phosphotransferase — protein MKSKANKALLVLKVLGDTLAVLSAWLLAGYFRFYILPGGRIASFSLFLQLSVLVWVFNIFYISRNNLYVEELEHSWRKETSTLIFSAFEALLLLLVVLYFFFSEKVSRIAIGLYFIIIVIFLVLERTIISSHIKKSYKKGKYTRRILLVGYGEKLEHYESALHSRRMNGIKLVGQFDGEGLSIGGARQINAEMLHEAVELTNPDLVVIGYPGEEHKRQENMVAQALDLLNEKVVMLPSVPESYIGTQISDFRWIPMLTLNAAEMGFFQRLMKRTFDVISCSLGIVLISPILLLIALSIKLSSPGPIIFKQKRITRDEEEFTMYKFRSMRTDIPEGNAHWTEENDPRITKIGRFLRKTSLDELPQLFNVIGGSMSLIGPRPERPELVEKFNHEIPGYRMRHRFKAGVSGWAQVNGWRGNTSLERRIEFDLYYIRNWTLLFDLKIVLFTFFRGFVNENAY, from the coding sequence ATGAAAAGTAAGGCTAATAAAGCATTGTTGGTTTTAAAAGTATTAGGAGATACCCTTGCTGTTTTGAGCGCTTGGCTGCTTGCAGGGTATTTTCGTTTTTATATTCTCCCTGGTGGAAGGATTGCTTCTTTTTCCTTGTTCTTACAGCTTTCCGTATTGGTATGGGTCTTCAATATATTTTATATAAGTAGAAACAATCTTTATGTAGAGGAGTTAGAGCATTCATGGCGAAAAGAGACGAGTACTCTGATATTTAGTGCATTCGAAGCTTTGTTGCTTCTTTTAGTTGTACTCTACTTTTTCTTCTCTGAAAAAGTGAGCCGAATTGCCATTGGGCTTTATTTTATTATCATAGTTATTTTCTTAGTCCTAGAACGAACCATTATTTCATCCCATATCAAGAAAAGTTATAAAAAAGGAAAGTATACACGACGTATACTCCTTGTTGGTTATGGAGAGAAACTTGAACATTATGAAAGCGCCTTACATAGTAGGCGTATGAATGGTATCAAATTAGTTGGACAATTTGATGGAGAAGGACTTTCCATTGGAGGTGCAAGACAAATCAATGCAGAAATGTTGCATGAAGCGGTCGAATTAACAAATCCTGATCTGGTAGTGATAGGCTATCCGGGAGAAGAACATAAAAGACAAGAAAATATGGTTGCTCAGGCCTTGGATCTTCTTAATGAAAAAGTAGTAATGCTGCCTAGTGTACCGGAATCGTACATTGGTACCCAAATTTCTGATTTTAGATGGATACCAATGCTTACCCTTAACGCTGCAGAAATGGGGTTCTTCCAGCGATTAATGAAACGCACCTTTGATGTTATTTCTTGTAGCTTGGGTATAGTGCTTATTTCTCCGATATTATTGTTGATTGCACTATCGATAAAACTTTCTTCACCAGGCCCCATTATTTTCAAGCAAAAACGGATTACGCGAGATGAAGAAGAGTTTACCATGTATAAATTCAGGAGTATGAGAACTGACATCCCTGAAGGAAATGCCCATTGGACAGAAGAGAATGATCCAAGGATTACTAAGATAGGCCGGTTTCTTAGGAAAACGAGCTTGGATGAGTTGCCTCAGTTGTTTAATGTTATTGGTGGTTCGATGAGTTTGATTGGGCCACGACCTGAAAGGCCTGAATTGGTTGAGAAATTCAACCATGAGATTCCTGGATATAGAATGCGCCATAGATTTAAGGCAGGGGTTTCCGGATGGGCACAGGTAAATGGGTGGAGAGGAAATACGTCATTAGAACGTAGAATTGAATTTGATTTATATTATATAAGAAATTGGACTTTGCTGTTTGATCTTAAGATTGTACTTTTTACTTTCTTTAGAGGATTTGTAAATGAGAATGCGTATTAA
- a CDS encoding glycosyltransferase family 8 protein produces the protein MQLFKDNCYTPIFSFALPEETHIGIFMDNTYLVPGENEPKFYHEEYIAPETVSAFGIDHPDLYCQIIGQADVLCQESLRIPTSLRIHLKNECNVNSRDLDRLLAMIIENYPAYTDSVTCSMEQKLYLPSVVAVLKRSRCVEFITFAETVFKAFFSELDLSKLSRNRLQSFKHLYVLLFHLYLACSPSLEVKRCATVQFKHVDVPRFLPVWKNSAVPVVFASNERFAPALGVCITSLLENIDINRSYDIIILESDLSEDSKQRLELTCKTYPQVHLRFFNPRILIGKRALQKNPTDHITIETYYRFLIADILPDYERVLYLDCDTVILDDVGKLYDTEMHGNILAATLDPEIPGLAMGKDPSMMSYLKDVLGLRDSDPYFQAGVLVIDLKAMRSFHSVDQWIGLVGERRYRFNDQDLLNKECRGRYQLLDMRWNTVVDCNHTRMHTIEDGPYSLYDAYTQARKNPHIVHYAGFEKPWDAPDSDFAYLFWHYAKRSEFFEQLLMMVLNSTNGKKESMVLRLFPRGSRRRRFAKQLFYRATHS, from the coding sequence ATGCAGTTATTTAAAGATAACTGTTACACCCCAATTTTCTCTTTTGCCCTTCCGGAGGAAACACACATTGGAATATTTATGGATAACACTTACCTAGTACCAGGTGAGAATGAACCCAAATTTTATCATGAGGAGTATATTGCACCAGAAACAGTAAGTGCATTTGGAATTGATCATCCAGATTTATACTGCCAAATCATAGGTCAAGCAGATGTGTTATGCCAGGAGTCTTTACGTATTCCCACAAGTCTAAGAATCCATTTGAAAAATGAGTGCAATGTAAATAGTCGGGATTTAGATCGCTTGCTTGCAATGATCATAGAAAACTATCCAGCTTATACAGACTCAGTAACCTGCAGCATGGAGCAAAAACTATACCTGCCTTCTGTAGTCGCTGTTTTGAAACGGTCTCGTTGCGTGGAGTTCATAACGTTTGCAGAAACCGTCTTCAAAGCTTTTTTTTCTGAACTGGATCTATCAAAGCTTTCTAGGAATAGGTTACAGTCATTCAAACACCTCTATGTATTGCTTTTCCATTTATATCTTGCATGTTCTCCTTCCCTGGAAGTTAAGCGTTGTGCGACTGTCCAATTCAAACATGTTGATGTCCCCAGATTCCTTCCAGTGTGGAAGAATTCCGCGGTCCCTGTAGTTTTCGCCTCGAATGAACGCTTTGCCCCTGCTCTTGGGGTATGTATAACTTCACTCCTCGAGAATATCGATATAAATCGATCATATGATATTATCATACTTGAATCGGATCTATCAGAGGATTCAAAACAGAGGCTTGAACTTACTTGTAAAACATATCCTCAAGTCCATCTACGATTCTTCAATCCTCGAATTTTAATTGGGAAAAGAGCACTTCAAAAGAATCCAACAGATCATATCACTATTGAGACATATTACCGGTTCTTAATTGCAGATATACTTCCAGATTATGAAAGAGTACTCTATTTGGATTGTGATACAGTGATTCTGGATGATGTAGGTAAGCTGTACGATACTGAAATGCATGGGAATATATTAGCTGCAACACTTGACCCAGAGATTCCAGGTCTTGCAATGGGCAAGGATCCTAGCATGATGTCGTACTTGAAAGATGTTCTGGGATTGCGAGATTCAGATCCATATTTTCAAGCTGGTGTTTTGGTAATTGATCTTAAAGCAATGCGTTCATTTCATTCTGTAGATCAATGGATCGGATTGGTAGGAGAGCGGAGATACCGATTTAATGATCAAGATTTGTTGAACAAGGAGTGTAGAGGACGTTATCAGTTGTTGGATATGCGATGGAACACAGTAGTGGATTGTAACCACACCAGAATGCATACCATTGAAGATGGTCCTTATTCTCTTTATGATGCGTATACCCAAGCCAGAAAAAATCCCCATATCGTTCATTATGCTGGATTCGAGAAACCTTGGGATGCCCCCGATTCTGATTTTGCATATCTCTTTTGGCACTATGCGAAAAGGAGTGAGTTTTTTGAGCAGTTATTGATGATGGTGCTAAATAGTACTAATGGAAAGAAAGAGTCTATGGTATTACGACTTTTTCCACGAGGGAGTCGCCGACGTCGATTTGCCAAGCAACTATTCTATAGAGCGACTCACAGTTAG
- a CDS encoding Trp family transcriptional regulator produces MDTEYKDLIEVFSAANNPEDMAKLFEEMLTPSERKAILLRWNLMKDLYQGLPQREIASSYGISLCKITRGSKILKQKDSYCKKILSDRYDDHLHI; encoded by the coding sequence ATGGATACTGAATATAAGGATTTAATCGAGGTCTTTAGTGCAGCTAATAACCCTGAGGATATGGCCAAGTTGTTTGAGGAGATGCTCACCCCGAGTGAACGAAAGGCAATCTTGCTTCGCTGGAATTTGATGAAGGACCTTTATCAGGGGCTTCCTCAGCGTGAAATTGCTTCCTCATACGGAATCTCCTTGTGTAAGATTACAAGGGGTTCGAAGATCCTGAAGCAAAAGGACTCCTATTGCAAGAAGATTCTCAGCGATCGATATGATGATCACCTGCATATCTGA
- a CDS encoding VIT1/CCC1 transporter family protein, with the protein MSENTYSKKTMRVLLFLQQGELTEHRIYSFLATRVKDEHNSNVLRRIAEEELRHAKIWQKLTGKEVRINSFKRWFYSFMAIILGYTFVLKKMEKGEDKATKAYRSLIAEVPQAKQISEDEDRHEQQLLAMLDEERLQYIGSMVLGLSDALVELSGTLAGLTFALQNTRLIALSGLITGISATLSMASSEYLSAKNSGEKNAAKSSMYTGIAYLFTVAFMVLPYLLLDNYVTALLIMLVVVIVIIMLFTYYTSVAKDLPFGKRFLEMALISLGVAAISFVIGILVKRFLGIDI; encoded by the coding sequence GTGAGTGAGAATACTTATAGCAAAAAAACAATGCGTGTTCTCCTGTTTCTACAACAGGGAGAGTTGACCGAACATAGAATCTACAGCTTTCTCGCAACCCGGGTGAAGGATGAACATAACAGCAATGTGTTACGCCGCATTGCCGAAGAGGAACTCAGGCATGCCAAAATTTGGCAGAAACTGACTGGCAAGGAAGTAAGAATCAATTCATTCAAACGCTGGTTCTACAGTTTCATGGCAATCATCCTTGGATATACCTTTGTTCTGAAGAAAATGGAGAAAGGAGAGGATAAAGCCACAAAAGCTTACCGTTCCCTGATCGCTGAAGTACCCCAGGCAAAACAGATCAGTGAAGATGAGGACAGACATGAACAACAACTGCTTGCAATGCTCGATGAGGAACGCTTGCAATATATCGGTTCAATGGTTCTTGGCTTAAGCGATGCTCTGGTTGAGCTCTCAGGCACACTGGCTGGATTGACTTTCGCGTTGCAGAACACCCGTCTCATTGCCCTATCCGGCTTGATAACCGGTATCTCCGCAACCCTTTCCATGGCATCCAGCGAGTACCTCTCTGCGAAGAACAGCGGGGAAAAGAATGCTGCAAAAAGCAGCATGTACACAGGCATTGCCTATCTTTTTACTGTAGCGTTCATGGTTCTGCCCTACCTGCTTCTTGATAACTATGTGACCGCCTTGCTTATCATGCTGGTGGTCGTCATTGTTATCATCATGCTTTTTACCTATTATACCTCAGTAGCGAAAGACCTTCCCTTTGGGAAACGATTCTTGGAAATGGCACTCATCAGTCTCGGTGTTGCTGCCATATCGTTTGTGATCGGAATCCTCGTCAAGCGATTCCTGGGGATTGATATCTAA
- a CDS encoding aldo/keto reductase — MKYLDFYNLKLSQIALGCDHYGESINEEIALKQLDIFADTGGTLLDTAHIYGQDKEGTLSSSELVLGKWMQGTGSREKMVVASKGCHPYKEDMHRSRKNRADMMLDINQSLDSLRTDHLDIWFFHRDNPEMPADEIIDMAGELVEKNLVRHLGASNWTTERIAQANTWAKKHGKPAFSISEIQWSLAHCTPDTWGDDTLICMTEEQRQWYEKEAMPVMCFSPQAKGLFSKVIAGKMETLSDTAKRRFLTDINLALVPKVEKLSSLLHVSPSAIAMAYLTSQRNPTIAIAGSSKIAQITETLEGSDLILNEEQIAFLGEDLR; from the coding sequence ATGAAATATCTTGATTTTTACAACCTTAAACTCTCTCAGATAGCCCTTGGGTGCGACCATTATGGCGAGTCCATCAATGAAGAGATTGCACTGAAGCAGTTGGATATATTTGCAGACACAGGAGGAACTTTGCTCGACACTGCCCATATCTATGGACAAGACAAGGAAGGTACACTCTCCAGCAGTGAATTGGTTCTTGGCAAGTGGATGCAGGGAACTGGTTCACGCGAAAAGATGGTTGTTGCATCAAAGGGCTGTCATCCATACAAGGAAGATATGCACAGAAGCAGAAAGAACAGAGCAGACATGATGCTGGATATCAACCAAAGCCTTGATTCCCTGAGGACAGACCACTTGGATATATGGTTTTTCCATCGGGACAATCCTGAGATGCCAGCCGATGAAATCATCGATATGGCTGGAGAGCTCGTTGAGAAAAACCTGGTTCGTCACCTGGGAGCATCGAACTGGACCACCGAGAGGATTGCACAAGCCAACACATGGGCAAAAAAACACGGAAAGCCAGCATTTTCTATCAGTGAAATCCAGTGGAGTCTTGCCCATTGCACACCGGATACCTGGGGTGATGATACCTTGATCTGCATGACAGAGGAACAGAGACAATGGTATGAGAAGGAAGCCATGCCGGTCATGTGTTTCTCACCACAGGCAAAAGGACTCTTTTCAAAAGTGATTGCAGGTAAGATGGAAACGCTCAGTGATACGGCAAAGCGCCGATTCCTCACTGATATCAACCTGGCCCTCGTACCTAAGGTGGAGAAGCTTTCCTCCCTGTTGCATGTCTCTCCCTCCGCGATAGCCATGGCATATCTGACAAGCCAGAGGAATCCAACCATTGCAATTGCTGGATCGAGCAAGATAGCCCAGATTACAGAGACCCTTGAAGGAAGCGACTTGATCTTGAATGAGGAACAAATCGCCTTCCTGGGTGAAGATCTTCGCTAA